One Periophthalmus magnuspinnatus isolate fPerMag1 chromosome 8, fPerMag1.2.pri, whole genome shotgun sequence genomic window carries:
- the dxo gene encoding decapping and exoribonuclease protein produces MDRYPHPHASRDSGPSCQHHRRKREHSGFPERSHHQNKHFQPSHHEHLSESGQSYKSYATSLQTLSTKKELYEKVFPLYKQPIEVGCFSLDSERRFFNDKRQLRFYTDPGLNPSFDLRDGFKDRYVKRDENVKEKLDHILRWIISNKAKVTSKDISNHALDADVVTWRGHLTKLLTTPYESREGWMFAVSKFRGTVYISEVETEAARRDRENRTERHSEMMYWGYKFEQYMCADDIDCSPDPSGVVNTNEAFCTVVQTRLADHRLLFSGEVDCRVRDLEAPGPPACYVELKTSVEICTPKQRSNFHRFKLLKWWAQSFLPGVPQVVAGFRDHDGVVIKVETFQISKISQLIKGEYNCWKPTVCMNFCNDFLTFVKQVVSEDNPSVVYLFSWEPHRDVAYTIHRDSQYCFLPEWYVEEIKRTQT; encoded by the exons ATGGACCGCTATCCCCATCCCCACGCATCCCGGGATTCAGGCCCCAGCTGTCAACACCACAGAAGGAAAAGAGAACACAGCGGATTTCCTGAAAGAAGCCATCACCAGAATAAACACTTTCAACCAAGCCACCATGAGCATCTTTCTGAATCTGGCCAAAGTTACAAAAGCTATGCAACCAGTCTTCAGACACTGAGCACAAAAAAGGAGTTATATGAGAAAGTCTTTCCCCTTTATAAGCAGCCCATAGAGGTTGGGTGCTTTTCCTTGGACTCAGAACGAAGGTTTTTTAATGACAAAAGGCAGCTGAGGTTTTACACAGACCCAGGCTTAAATCCCTCCTTTGATCTCCGAGATGGATTCAAAGACCGCTACGTAAAGAGAgatgaaaatgtgaaagagaAGTTAGACCATATATTGAGGTGGATAATTTCTAATAAAGCCAAAGTCACATCTAAGGACATATCAAATCA TGCTCTGGATGCAGATGTTGTGACTTGGCGTGGTCATCTAACCAAACTACTCACTACACCATATGAGAGCCGGGAAGGCTGGATGTTTGCTGTGAGCAAGTTCAGGGGTACAGTTTACATCAGTGAAGTAGAGACCGAGGCGGCTCGCAGGGACCGTGAGAATCGCACTGAGAGGCATAGTGAAATGATGTACTGGGGATACAAATTTGAGCAGTACATGTGTGCAG ATGACATCGACTGTTCCCCTGACCCCAGTGGAGTGGTTAACACTAATGAAGCATTTTGTACAGTGGTGCAGACTCGGCTTGCGGATCACAGACTGCTGTTCTCTGGTGAGGTGGACTGCAGAGTTCGAGACCTTGAAGCTCCAGGTCCGCCTGCCTGCTACGTTGAACTCAAAACTTCAGTTGAAATCTGCACTCCCAAACAGCGCAGCAACTTCCACAG gttcaagttattaaagtggtggGCGCAGTCTTTTCTGCCTGGAGTGCCTCAAGTTGTAGCAGGCTTTCGAGATCATGATGGGGTTGTCATTAAAGTAGAGACTTTCCAGATTTCAAAAATTTCACAACTGATTAAG GGTGAATATAACTGCTGGAAGCCTACAGTCTGCATGAACTTCTGCAATGACTTTCTGACTTTTGTCAAACAAGTGGTCTCTGAGGACAATCCAAG TGTTGTGTACTTGTTCTCCTGGGAACCACACA
- the LOC117374902 gene encoding serine/threonine-protein kinase 19-like codes for MNRKRGLISDAFISKRKKAVTERFGLSDVEGPTDIKATLEYLMTLFPRKVFNDVLPQIVLKHQLYSLVSDKTMVDKGVNKLREQGDLLMFQLGFDSEAFGLVFASDYKAKVLAAQDGCDTQETVQKFLDKVLTSCTDLSFSKDQMLHNFLFSDAEITQLVKSGVLTVRDAGSWWLSIPNSGKFTKYFIQGRKAVLNMIKKSKYNEVLKVDLEDRKTPSQVKFHMKYHIHDIVGAELVESIPTTSGTLLRYVDD; via the exons ATGAACAGGAAACGTGGTTTGATTTCTGATGCTTTTATTTCGAAAAGGAAGAAAGCAGTCACTGAGAGATTTGGGCTCAGTGATGTGGAAG GACCCACTGATATCAAAGCCACGTTGGAGTATCTTATGACACTCTTTCCCAGAAAAGTCTTCAATGATGTCTTACCTCAAATAGTGCTGAAACATCAACTCTACAGTTTAGTTAGTGATAAAACTATGGTGGACAAAGGAGTG AATAAATTGAGGGAACAAGGAGACCTGCTGATGTTTCAACTAGGTTTTGATTCAGAAGcttttggtctggtctttgcATCAGATTACAAAGCTAAAGTCCTAGCGGCACAAGATGGCTGTGACACTCAGGAGACAGTGCAGAAGTTTCTTGACAAAGTTTTGACATCCTGCACAGATCTGAGCTTTAGCAAGGACCAGATGCTGCATAACTTTCTATTCTCAGATGCTGAAATCAC GCAACTGGTTAAGTCAGGAGTGCTCACTGTGAGGGACGCTGGCAGCTGGTGGTTGTCTATTCCCAACTCGGGAAAATTTACTAAGTACTTTATACAAG GTCGTAAAGCGGTACTCAATATGATAaagaaatcaaaatataatgaaGTCTTAAAGGTTGATCTAGAGGACCGAAAAACACCCTCCCAAGTTAAATTCCACATGAAATACCACATTCATGACATAGTTGGTGCAGAGCTTGTCGAAAG TATACCAACAACTTCAGGCACATTATTACGGTATGTTGACGATTAA
- the LOC117374821 gene encoding small integral membrane protein 10-like protein 2A — MAGLSHLVVRFSGSAGRTYGVFSKGLTRTLLIFFDLAWRLRIRFPYIYLVASMMFNVRLQVHIEIH; from the exons ATGGCTGGTCTGTCCCATCTAGTGGTCCGATTTTCGGGCTCAGCTGGACGGACTTACGGGGTGTTTTCCAAAGGCTTAACGAGGACTTTGTTGATATTCTTTGATCTTGCGTGGAGACTGCGAATAAGATTTCCATATATCTACCTTGTTGCTTCGATGATGTTTAACGTCCGATTGCAA GTGCACATTGAAATCCACTGA